One Desulfatitalea tepidiphila genomic region harbors:
- a CDS encoding HDOD domain-containing protein: MTTSQRYHVAAGSFYTSASKPLLLQAYLGTCVGLALYCKETGIGGMIHLLLPEPVSVSSMAQPEKYASTGVPMLVDAVLKMGAKREAIIATIAGGALVGPLSDQDLALDIGGRTAEKTRDIVEKLKIDILRSETGGFFTCCMSLDMANGNCTIEPAGQAKLVWDEKVHVPTVAEIKAAAEHLQPIPQVALKVLRMIDEGTQGIEQIAEEIRKDQVITARTLGLANSALFTKKKNIESLDHALVFLGQDQLVKLILSAAVQSFFEQSSMGYSLCKGGLYHHAVGCAQVAEALAKKTQKVTPQKAYTAGLLHDIGKVVLDQYIAPMYPLFYRQAMEGHQNVLDIEKRVFGIDHTQVGWMLAEQWSLPESLTHAVRYHHDPDKASPHALLTIVVYLADLLLSRFQIGIEIERIDTRTLSTLMARLDLSTGNFADLVDLIPSTVFNDAVEACVKAA, from the coding sequence ATGACAACGTCACAGCGATACCATGTAGCTGCGGGGAGCTTTTACACCAGTGCATCGAAGCCGTTGCTCCTGCAGGCCTATCTGGGCACCTGTGTCGGTCTTGCACTCTACTGCAAAGAGACCGGCATCGGAGGCATGATTCACTTGCTGCTGCCCGAACCGGTATCTGTGTCAAGTATGGCCCAACCTGAAAAATATGCCTCCACCGGCGTTCCGATGCTCGTCGACGCAGTCCTGAAAATGGGCGCCAAAAGGGAAGCCATAATTGCCACTATCGCCGGTGGCGCACTGGTGGGGCCGCTGAGCGATCAGGACCTCGCCCTGGATATCGGCGGCCGCACCGCGGAAAAAACCCGCGACATCGTGGAAAAGCTGAAGATCGACATCCTGCGATCGGAAACCGGCGGCTTTTTCACCTGTTGCATGAGTCTGGACATGGCCAACGGCAATTGCACCATCGAGCCGGCGGGCCAGGCCAAATTGGTATGGGATGAAAAGGTTCATGTACCCACCGTGGCCGAAATCAAGGCGGCGGCCGAACATTTGCAGCCGATTCCACAGGTGGCCCTGAAGGTGCTGCGCATGATCGACGAGGGCACCCAGGGTATCGAACAGATCGCCGAAGAGATTCGCAAGGATCAGGTCATCACGGCGCGAACCCTCGGCCTGGCCAATTCGGCCCTGTTCACCAAAAAGAAGAACATCGAGTCTCTCGACCACGCGTTGGTCTTTCTGGGCCAGGACCAGTTGGTCAAATTGATCCTGTCGGCTGCAGTTCAAAGCTTTTTCGAACAATCGTCCATGGGGTATTCATTGTGCAAGGGCGGCCTCTACCATCACGCGGTCGGTTGTGCCCAGGTGGCCGAGGCGCTGGCCAAAAAGACCCAAAAGGTAACGCCCCAAAAGGCGTATACCGCCGGATTGCTGCATGACATCGGCAAAGTGGTCCTCGACCAATATATCGCTCCCATGTATCCGCTCTTTTACCGTCAAGCCATGGAAGGTCATCAAAATGTGCTGGACATCGAAAAGCGCGTTTTCGGCATCGACCACACTCAGGTGGGCTGGATGCTGGCCGAGCAATGGTCTTTACCTGAATCTCTGACGCATGCGGTGCGTTATCATCATGACCCGGACAAGGCGAGTCCCCATGCCCTGTTGACCATCGTGGTCTACCTGGCCGATCTGCTCCTGTCACGGTTCCAGATCGGCATAGAAATCGAACGGATCGATACCCGAACGCTGTCGACCCTCATGGCCCGACTCGACTTGAGTACCGGAAATTTCGCAGATCTGGTCGACCTGATTCCGAGCACTGTTTTTAACGACGCCGTGGAAGCCTGCGTCAAGGCCGCATAA
- the pyrF gene encoding orotidine-5'-phosphate decarboxylase, with translation MKKGKERIVFPLDVPTAADAKKLVSRLRGHVGMFKVGLELFISSGPALVDWLTNRAGVAVFLDLKLHDIPTTVERAMARIAAMGVELATVHCGESLSMLEAAVRGSRGKVDVLGVTLLTSVSSEDLRGAGYRGELADDSRRMVMFKAEMARAAGCAGVVCSGLEAAEIKSRLGEGFLAVTPGIRPDWGSGAADDQRRVVTPAMAVARGADYIVVGRPIRDADDPVAAAQRIGEEIDATLAAMADKRL, from the coding sequence ATGAAAAAAGGTAAGGAACGTATCGTATTTCCCCTGGATGTGCCCACGGCCGCCGATGCCAAAAAACTGGTGTCGCGATTGCGTGGACACGTGGGCATGTTCAAGGTCGGATTGGAGTTGTTCATCAGCAGTGGCCCGGCCCTGGTCGATTGGTTGACGAACCGTGCGGGTGTCGCTGTTTTTCTGGATTTGAAGCTGCACGATATTCCCACCACGGTGGAACGCGCCATGGCGCGCATCGCCGCGATGGGTGTGGAGTTGGCCACGGTGCACTGTGGCGAAAGTCTCTCCATGCTCGAGGCGGCCGTGCGGGGAAGCCGGGGCAAAGTGGACGTGTTGGGCGTGACGCTATTGACCAGCGTCTCTTCCGAGGATTTACGTGGGGCCGGGTATCGCGGGGAGTTGGCCGATGACAGTCGGCGAATGGTGATGTTCAAGGCCGAGATGGCCAGAGCCGCCGGTTGCGCCGGTGTGGTGTGTTCCGGCCTTGAAGCCGCCGAGATCAAATCCCGGCTCGGCGAAGGCTTTCTGGCGGTGACGCCCGGGATTCGGCCGGATTGGGGATCGGGTGCCGCGGACGATCAACGGCGTGTGGTGACCCCGGCCATGGCCGTCGCCCGGGGGGCCGATTATATCGTCGTGGGGCGTCCCATCAGGGATGCGGACGATCCGGTGGCAGCGGCTCAACGCATTGGCGAGGAGATCGATGCCACGCTGGCCGCGATGGCGGACAAGCGCCTATAG
- a CDS encoding aspartate kinase, whose amino-acid sequence MKWDIVTHSPEETRDFGCALGQRIRHGLTIRLNGDLGSGKTCLVQGLARGLAVPEGYDITSPTYTLINEYPGRMRFYHADLYRLEAGVDAESLGLGELFDTPSVLAVEWEERLDESEWPDISLKIELLTRDDETRRIRLIGYGLETDNLIRETLENWSPTGLRTPAFRCNPPSIQRLKGKRMALVVQKYGGTSVANIERISNVARRVARTYDQGNDVIVILSAMAGVTDGLIALAHQAVEEPDKREMDVLLATGEQTTAALLAMMLRAKGYQAQSMLGHQADVVTDSAYGNARIIEIGAKPLRKLIDRHTIVVVAGFQGYDIKGNITTLGRGGSDTSAVAIAAAVKADVCEIYTDVDGIYTADPNICPKARKLKSISYDEMLNMASLGAKVLQIRSVGFAKKYDIPVHVRSSFSEEEGTMVVNEDSGMEQLLVSAVSHDKNQARITITKVPDQPGIAAKIFSPISEEGIVVDMIIQNTRQGGKTDMTFTVPKVDFKRTMQITQKVAGEIGAEEVMGDTDIAMVSAIGVGMKNHSGVASVMFNTLARENINILMISTSEIRISCVIEEKYTELAVRVLHTAFGLDDEETQV is encoded by the coding sequence ATGAAATGGGACATCGTCACCCATTCACCGGAAGAGACCCGGGATTTCGGTTGCGCTCTGGGTCAGCGGATTCGACATGGCCTGACCATCCGACTCAACGGCGACCTGGGCAGTGGCAAGACCTGCCTCGTCCAGGGGCTGGCGCGTGGACTGGCCGTGCCCGAGGGATACGACATTACCAGCCCGACCTACACGCTGATCAACGAATACCCCGGACGCATGCGGTTCTACCACGCCGATCTGTACCGCCTCGAAGCCGGGGTGGACGCCGAATCCCTGGGTCTCGGCGAGCTGTTCGATACACCGAGCGTCCTGGCCGTGGAATGGGAAGAGCGACTGGATGAAAGCGAATGGCCCGACATCTCGCTGAAGATCGAATTGCTGACCCGGGACGACGAAACCCGCCGGATCCGCCTAATTGGATATGGACTTGAAACCGACAATTTGATAAGGGAGACGCTCGAAAATTGGAGCCCGACCGGTCTCAGGACACCGGCGTTTCGGTGTAACCCCCCATCAATACAACGTCTAAAAGGAAAGCGTATGGCGTTAGTCGTTCAGAAATACGGCGGCACCTCGGTGGCCAACATCGAGCGGATCAGCAATGTGGCACGTCGGGTTGCCAGGACCTACGACCAGGGCAACGACGTGATCGTCATCCTGTCGGCCATGGCCGGCGTCACCGACGGCTTGATCGCCCTGGCCCATCAAGCCGTCGAGGAACCGGACAAGCGGGAGATGGATGTCCTGCTGGCTACCGGGGAACAGACCACGGCGGCCCTTCTGGCCATGATGCTCAGGGCCAAAGGGTACCAGGCGCAATCCATGTTGGGTCACCAGGCCGATGTGGTCACCGACTCCGCTTACGGTAACGCACGCATCATAGAGATCGGTGCCAAGCCATTACGCAAACTGATCGATAGACACACGATCGTGGTGGTGGCCGGTTTTCAGGGGTATGACATCAAGGGTAACATCACGACCCTCGGCCGAGGCGGCTCGGACACTTCGGCCGTTGCCATTGCCGCAGCCGTCAAGGCGGACGTTTGCGAAATTTATACCGATGTGGACGGCATCTACACCGCCGATCCCAACATCTGCCCTAAAGCGCGCAAGCTCAAATCGATCTCCTATGACGAAATGCTCAACATGGCCAGCCTGGGGGCAAAAGTACTGCAGATCCGTTCAGTGGGATTTGCCAAAAAATATGATATTCCCGTGCATGTTCGTTCATCTTTCAGTGAGGAGGAAGGTACCATGGTGGTCAATGAAGATTCGGGCATGGAGCAGTTGTTGGTGTCCGCTGTGTCGCACGACAAGAATCAGGCCCGCATAACCATCACCAAGGTCCCTGATCAGCCTGGGATCGCGGCGAAAATCTTCTCCCCCATATCCGAGGAAGGCATCGTCGTGGACATGATCATACAGAACACCCGCCAGGGCGGAAAAACCGACATGACCTTCACGGTGCCCAAGGTGGATTTCAAGCGCACGATGCAGATTACCCAGAAAGTGGCCGGGGAGATCGGCGCCGAAGAGGTGATGGGCGATACCGACATCGCCATGGTCTCGGCCATCGGAGTCGGCATGAAAAACCATTCCGGCGTCGCCTCGGTGATGTTCAACACCCTGGCCCGGGAGAACATCAACATCCTGATGATCAGCACCTCAGAAATCCGCATCTCCTGCGTGATCGAAGAGAAATACACGGAACTGGCCGTGCGCGTGCTGCACACCGCCTTCGGCCTCGATGATGAAGAGACGCAGGTGTGA
- a CDS encoding bifunctional ADP-dependent NAD(P)H-hydrate dehydratase/NAD(P)H-hydrate epimerase, with protein MRILTAAEMQTMDRLTIDEIGIPGRLLMESAGRGATRCFLERIYRARGRVGVVAGRGNNGGDGFVMARHLAQRDIEVEVFLLASRDRVGGDAQTNLALLQDLGVPVIEMPDDAALAAHQRRMRHIHYWIDAIFGTGLNAEVRDYFRSVIDFINSLNRPVFAVDVPSGLHADTGQPCGICIRAAATATFGFAKIGHVIQAGQSACGVVDIIDIGIPKKVADRSTPRHHLVTGDLVQTILPRRRPDCHKGDTGHALVVAASPGKTGAAAMAATSALRAGAGLVTLGIPQRLNPLLETMVIEAMTLPLPDNSGGALTEAAFDAIVDISKNMRSIAIGPGLGTDPETRALVHRMVRHVPLPMVVDADGLNHLVGHLELLKERDAATILTPHPGEMARLIGTTPARVQADRIGAARDLAVQCRIHVVLKGARTVIADPDGVVWINPTGNPGMASGGMGDVLTGAAAGLLSQGCAPLDAAISAVYLHGLAADLLAADARQGFLATDVMNALPRAIQTALDDPMPPIVNGPWL; from the coding sequence ATGCGAATTTTAACAGCGGCTGAGATGCAAACCATGGATCGCCTGACCATCGATGAGATCGGCATTCCCGGCCGATTGTTGATGGAAAGCGCCGGCCGTGGCGCCACCCGCTGTTTTCTCGAACGGATCTACCGTGCCAGGGGCCGGGTCGGGGTCGTGGCTGGAAGGGGCAACAATGGCGGTGACGGCTTCGTCATGGCGCGTCATCTCGCCCAGCGAGACATCGAGGTAGAGGTGTTTTTGCTGGCCTCGCGTGACCGCGTCGGCGGCGATGCCCAAACCAACCTCGCGTTGCTGCAGGATCTAGGGGTTCCCGTCATCGAGATGCCGGATGACGCCGCCTTGGCCGCTCATCAGCGTCGCATGCGCCACATCCATTACTGGATCGACGCGATCTTCGGCACCGGCCTGAACGCCGAAGTGCGGGATTATTTCCGTTCGGTGATCGACTTCATCAACAGCCTGAACCGCCCCGTGTTCGCGGTGGACGTGCCATCGGGTCTTCACGCCGACACCGGCCAGCCCTGCGGTATCTGCATTCGTGCCGCGGCCACGGCCACCTTCGGCTTTGCCAAAATCGGCCACGTCATCCAAGCCGGACAGAGCGCCTGCGGCGTGGTGGACATCATCGATATCGGTATCCCGAAGAAAGTCGCCGACAGAAGCACCCCGCGCCATCATCTGGTGACGGGCGATCTCGTTCAAACGATCCTTCCCCGGCGTCGACCCGACTGTCACAAGGGCGACACCGGCCATGCATTGGTCGTCGCCGCCTCCCCGGGCAAGACCGGCGCGGCGGCCATGGCCGCCACTTCCGCCCTGCGGGCCGGCGCCGGGCTGGTCACTCTGGGAATACCCCAACGGCTCAACCCGCTCTTGGAGACCATGGTGATCGAGGCCATGACCCTGCCGCTGCCCGACAACAGTGGCGGCGCCCTGACCGAAGCGGCCTTCGACGCCATTGTGGACATATCAAAAAACATGCGTTCCATCGCCATCGGCCCCGGCCTCGGAACCGACCCCGAAACCCGGGCTCTGGTCCATCGCATGGTGCGGCACGTGCCCCTTCCCATGGTCGTCGATGCCGACGGCCTCAACCATCTGGTGGGCCACCTGGAACTATTAAAAGAACGTGACGCAGCGACCATCCTCACGCCCCACCCGGGTGAAATGGCACGGTTGATCGGAACCACACCGGCCCGGGTTCAAGCGGACCGCATCGGTGCCGCACGCGATCTGGCCGTGCAATGCCGCATCCATGTCGTTTTAAAAGGCGCCCGTACCGTTATCGCCGATCCCGACGGCGTGGTGTGGATCAACCCCACGGGCAACCCGGGTATGGCCAGCGGCGGCATGGGAGACGTCCTCACGGGCGCCGCCGCCGGACTGCTGTCCCAGGGGTGCGCTCCCCTGGACGCCGCCATCTCCGCGGTTTATCTTCACGGGTTGGCGGCCGATTTGCTGGCCGCCGATGCCCGGCAGGGGTTCCTGGCCACGGATGTCATGAACGCCCTGCCCCGGGCCATCCAAACTGCCCTCGACGATCCCATGCCGCCCATCGTCAACGGCCCCTGGTTGTAA